From a single Intestinibaculum porci genomic region:
- the hisC gene encoding histidinol-phosphate transaminase, translating into MSWRDHLRQVEPYVAGEQPKMRNLVKLNTNENPYGPGEKVKAAIRDFDSEVLNLYPNPDAETLRHQLAMYHGLADDQVYLGNGSDAVLAIIFLTCFNSSKKLLFPDITYSFYPVYCELYGIDYETIPLKDDFTIDIKDYMKDNGGIIFPNPNAPTGAALSKAQIEEILKHNQNSVVVIDEAYVDFGAESVMRLIDTYENLLVVHTFSKFRSLAGIRLGAAFGQKELISHLYDVKNSFNSYPIDALAQKIGEASIQDSAHIKANAQKVIATREKTCEALKALGFTMPESSANFIFVTHESVRADVLFKALRERHIIVRYFNKPRIDNYLRITIGTPEQMEVLIEALKEILSKQAEG; encoded by the coding sequence TATGTGGCTGGAGAACAGCCAAAGATGCGCAATCTGGTCAAACTCAATACCAATGAAAACCCTTATGGTCCAGGGGAGAAAGTTAAAGCTGCGATTCGTGACTTCGATAGCGAGGTCTTAAATTTGTATCCGAATCCTGATGCGGAAACCTTACGTCATCAGTTAGCGATGTATCATGGTTTAGCGGATGATCAGGTGTACTTAGGCAATGGCTCAGACGCCGTTTTAGCGATTATTTTCTTGACTTGCTTTAACAGTTCGAAGAAACTCCTGTTCCCGGATATTACATATTCTTTCTATCCGGTTTATTGTGAGCTTTATGGCATTGATTATGAAACGATCCCATTAAAAGATGATTTCACTATTGATATCAAGGATTATATGAAAGATAACGGCGGGATTATTTTCCCTAATCCCAATGCCCCAACCGGCGCTGCCTTAAGCAAAGCGCAAATTGAGGAAATTCTCAAACACAATCAAAATAGTGTTGTCGTGATCGATGAAGCGTATGTCGATTTCGGCGCTGAAAGTGTGATGCGTCTCATTGATACGTATGAAAACTTACTTGTTGTCCATACCTTCTCAAAATTCCGCTCATTAGCGGGAATCCGTTTAGGCGCGGCCTTTGGACAAAAAGAACTGATTTCTCATCTTTATGATGTGAAGAACTCTTTTAACTCATATCCGATTGATGCTTTAGCCCAAAAGATCGGAGAAGCGAGTATTCAGGATAGTGCGCATATTAAAGCGAATGCTCAGAAGGTTATCGCAACGCGTGAAAAGACCTGTGAAGCGCTCAAAGCCTTAGGCTTTACTATGCCAGAAAGCAGCGCGAACTTTATTTTTGTTACTCATGAATCGGTAAGAGCTGACGTGCTTTTTAAAGCCTTACGTGAGCGCCATATTATTGTCCGTTATTTCAATAAACCGCGCATTGATAACTATTTACGTATTACCATCGGAACCCCTGAGCAGATGGAAGTCCTCATTGAGGCCTTAAAAGAGATTTTAAGTAAGCAAGCTGAAGGATAA
- the rapZ gene encoding RNase adapter RapZ, which translates to MINYEVILVTGMSGAGKTTAMAVFENMGYYCIDNYPVAILDAFSDMLREASFDYTKIAMAVRLNDAMEAIRILSNLDCAKLTVVFLDCDNEKILKRYKQTRRSHPMMIAHQASTLTESIQLERRDFDSVKSQAHRIIDTTLLKAKGLQDVLESAFNKGDKEVFRVSFVSFGYKYGVPKDADLILDVRFLPNPFYVEELRPLTGNDPEVYNYVMDKPATKIFVEKTTKYFEYLLKEYENEGKMQVIVGIGCTGGQHRSVTLTNYFASYFSQYYQVYKWHRDADH; encoded by the coding sequence ATGATCAATTATGAAGTGATTCTAGTAACCGGTATGTCAGGAGCTGGTAAGACCACAGCGATGGCTGTCTTTGAAAATATGGGCTATTACTGTATTGATAATTATCCTGTCGCAATCCTGGATGCATTCTCAGATATGTTAAGAGAAGCATCATTTGACTATACGAAAATTGCCATGGCCGTGCGTCTCAATGACGCCATGGAAGCTATTCGCATTCTCTCAAACTTAGACTGTGCGAAACTGACAGTCGTTTTCCTTGACTGTGATAATGAAAAGATTTTAAAACGTTATAAACAGACCAGACGTTCCCATCCGATGATGATCGCTCATCAGGCGTCAACTTTGACCGAATCGATCCAGTTAGAGCGCCGGGATTTTGACAGTGTCAAATCGCAGGCGCATCGGATTATCGATACGACATTATTAAAAGCTAAAGGCTTGCAGGATGTTTTGGAATCCGCTTTTAATAAAGGCGATAAAGAAGTTTTCCGCGTCAGCTTTGTCTCTTTTGGATACAAATATGGCGTCCCTAAAGATGCGGATCTGATTTTGGATGTGCGTTTCCTTCCTAATCCGTTTTACGTTGAAGAGCTGCGGCCATTAACCGGGAACGATCCAGAAGTTTATAACTATGTGATGGATAAACCTGCGACCAAGATCTTTGTGGAGAAGACGACCAAATATTTTGAATATTTACTTAAAGAATATGAAAATGAAGGTAAGATGCAGGTCATTGTCGGCATCGGCTGTACTGGCGGGCAGCACCGCTCAGTCACTTTAACGAATTACTTTGCATCTTACTTCAGTCAGTATTATCAGGTGTACAAGTGGCATCGTGATGCTGACCATTAA